Proteins encoded together in one Polaribacter reichenbachii window:
- the hisC gene encoding histidinol-phosphate transaminase, whose translation MKTDFNINNLVRENIKSLKPYSSARDEYKDITYNDMIFLDANENPFENGVNRYPDPQQLSVKDILSEIKGVDQENILLGNGSDEVLDLIYRAFCEPKIDNIITLPPTYGMYSVLASLNDIENKEVLLSSDFQPSITEILNASNKNSKILFLCSPNNPTGNSFSEKAVHELLIKFKGLVVIDEAYIDFSTQKSWLKKLDKFPNLIITQTLSKAYGLAGIRLGVCYASKEIIKILNNIKPPYNVNELTQQRAIDRLQKIDEINNEVAQLISERKRLKQELECCVSFIEKVYPSDGNFLLLKVDDANKRYKELIEYGVVIRNRTTQPLCENCLRISVGICEENQRLIRALKSLQ comes from the coding sequence ATGAAAACAGACTTTAACATCAACAACTTAGTAAGAGAGAATATTAAATCTTTAAAACCATATTCATCTGCAAGAGACGAATATAAAGATATAACCTATAATGATATGATTTTCTTGGATGCCAATGAAAATCCTTTCGAAAATGGCGTAAATCGCTATCCAGATCCGCAACAACTTAGTGTAAAAGATATTTTATCTGAAATTAAAGGGGTTGACCAAGAAAATATTCTTTTAGGTAATGGTAGTGATGAAGTTTTAGATTTAATTTACAGAGCTTTTTGTGAGCCGAAAATTGATAATATCATCACCTTACCACCTACGTATGGTATGTATTCTGTTTTAGCAAGTTTAAATGATATAGAAAATAAAGAAGTGTTGTTAAGTTCTGATTTTCAGCCTAGTATTACTGAAATATTAAATGCTTCGAATAAAAATTCTAAAATTCTATTTTTATGCTCGCCAAATAACCCAACAGGAAATAGTTTTAGCGAAAAAGCAGTACATGAATTACTTATAAAGTTTAAAGGCTTGGTGGTTATAGATGAAGCTTATATCGATTTTTCTACGCAAAAAAGTTGGTTAAAAAAGTTAGATAAGTTTCCGAATTTAATCATTACACAAACCTTATCTAAAGCTTATGGTTTAGCAGGAATTCGATTAGGAGTTTGTTATGCATCCAAAGAAATTATTAAAATTTTAAACAATATAAAACCACCTTATAATGTAAACGAATTAACGCAACAAAGAGCAATAGATCGTTTGCAAAAAATAGATGAAATTAATAATGAAGTAGCACAACTAATTAGCGAAAGAAAACGCCTAAAACAAGAGTTAGAATGTTGCGTAAGTTTTATAGAAAAAGTATATCCTTCAGATGGTAATTTTTTATTGTTAAAGGTAGATGATGCTAATAAACGTTACAAAGAATTAATTGAATATGGTGTGGTAATTAGAAACAGAACTACACAACCTTTATGCGAAAACTGTTTGCGAATTAGTGTGGGTATTTGTGAAGAAAATCAAAGATTAATTAGAGCTTTAAAATCATTACAATAA